A DNA window from Betta splendens chromosome 6, fBetSpl5.4, whole genome shotgun sequence contains the following coding sequences:
- the ca5a gene encoding carbonic anhydrase 5A, mitochondrial isoform X2, translated as MDCVRVRDAAEHVMKMHPMWQGPLAIPGGDRQSPIDIVVRKSIFDSELKPLVSVYDPNTCQQIWNNGYSFLVEYDDTTDKSTLKGGPLQDNFRLCQFHFHWGESNAWGSEHTLDRRLFPAELHLVHWNSDKYSLFEEAVMEDNGLAVIGVFLKVGKRHEGLQKLVDALPAIRHKGSVVEFTRFDPACLLPSNINDYWTYHGSLTTPPLTESVTWIIMKHHIEVSHDQLAVFRSLLFTSAEEDVQKSMVNNFRVQQPLCGRAVRSSFSPFLQEAQSAEGDKHNH; from the exons ATGGACTGTGTAAGGGTGCGGGATGCAGCAGAACATGTCATGAAAA TGCATCCCATGTGGCAGGGACCCCTTGCAATACCAGGAGGCGATCGACAGTCTCCCATCGACATTGTTGTACGGAAGAGCATCTTTGATTCAGAGCTGAAGCCTCTCGTCTCCGTTTACGACCCAAATACTTGCCAACAGATTTGGAACAACGGTTACTCCTTCCTGGTGGAGTATGATGACACTACAGATAAGTCCA CCCTGAAGGGAGGTCCCCTGCAAGACAATTTCCGGCTTTGCCAGTTCCATTTCCATTGGGGTGAGAGCAACGCCTGGGGGTCAGAGCATACACTGGACAGGAGGCTGTTCCCTGCAGAG CTCCACCTGGTCCACTGGAACTCTGACAAGTACAGCTTGTTTGaagaggcagtgatggaggacaATGGACTTGCTGTTATCGGAGTCTTCCTTAAG GTGGGAAAGCGACACGAGGGGCTGCAGAAACTGGTGGATGCGCTGCCTGCGATCAGACACAAG GGCAGCGTGGTGGAGTTCACCAGGTTTGACCCTGCCTgtctgttgcctagcaacattAATGACTACTGGACATACCACGGATCTCTGACGACACCTCCTCTGACAGAGTCTGTTACCTGGATCATCATGAAGCATCACATCGAAGTTAGCCATGACCAG CTGGCCGTCTTCCGGAGCCTCCTGTTCACCTCAGCTGAGGAGGACGTACAGAAGAGCATGGTGAACAACTTCCGTGTGCAGCAGCCACTGTGCGGTCGTGCTGTGCGCTCATCGTTCAGCCCCTTCCTGCAGGAGGCGCAGTCGGCCGAAGGCGACAAGCACAACCACTAA